In Truepera sp., the sequence CAACTACCGTCGCCACATCGGCCACCGCCAACAGTTCACCAGCGTGCGGATCACGAGCATCCGCGGCTGAGGCGACGAGGAGAGGGTCCAAATGGCACATAAGAAAGGCGTCGGCAGCACCCGCAACGGGCGCGACTCCAACTCCCAACGGCTGGGCGTCAAGCGCTTCGATGGGCAGACCGTTCTCGCGGGCAACATCCTCGTTCGCCAGCGCGGCACGCGCTTCAAGCCGGGCCGCAACGTCGGCCTCGGCTCCGACTTCACGCTCTTCGCACTGCGCACCGGGGTCGTTCGCTTCGAGAACAAGGGGAACAAGGGCCGCTTCGTCAACATCGAGACCGCTCCCCAGGTCGCGGCAGACTGACCTTGGAGCCCGCGCGCTGATGGCGCGCTGGGCGGAATAAGGATCCACTGAGCAAGGTAGGGCGCGGCTCCTGGAGGAGCCGCGTTCTCGTTAGGGCGAGAAGACTATGGCGTTTCGAGACGTTCTGGACATCACGTTGCATGGCGGCAAGGGTGGCGACGGCGGCCTTTCCTTCATGCGGCTCAAGTACATCCCCAAGGGCGGGCCCGACGGTGGCCACGGGGGCCGGGGCGGCTCCGTGTACCTGCGCGCGGTAGAGGACGTGGCGTCGCTCGACAAGCTGGTCGGACGCACCGTTTTCCGGGCTCCCGTCGGCCAGCAGGGTGAGGGTCGCAACAAGGCGGGCCTCAGCGGCACCGACCTGTTCGTCGACGTGCCCGTCGGCACCATGGCCACCGACCTGGAGACGGGCGAACTGCTGGCCGACCTCGTCGAAGTCGGACAAACGGCGGTCGTGGCGGCCGGCGGCGTGGGTGGGAGGGGCAACGCCAGCTTCGCCAGCTCCACCCGCCGCGCCCCCCGCTTCGCGGAGAAGGGCACTCCCGGCGAGTCGCGCAAGGTGCGCCTGGAGTTGCGCACCATCGCAGATGTCGGCCTGGTCGGCTATCCCAATGCCGGCAAGTCGAGCCTCCTCGCCGCCTTGTCCAACTCCAGGCCCGCGATAGCGTCATACCCGTTCACCACGCTGAGCCCCAACCTGGGCGTGGTGGAGCACGACATGCAGCGGTTCACGATGGCCGACATCCCCGGGATCATCGAGGACGCCCACAAGGGTAAGGGCCTCGGCCTCGAGTTCCTCCGGCACATCTCCCGCACCCGGCTGCTGATCTACGTGCTGGACGTCTCCGACGAACCCAAGACGACGCTGGGGGCGCTGCGCTTCGAGCTGAGCGAGTACGACCCCGACCTGCTGGAGCTTCCCGCCGTCATCGTCCTCAACAAGACCGACCTCCTGGACGAGGGGGAGCTGGCCGAACGAGAAAGCGAGCTGGCCGCGGTGGGCCTGCCGATCATGGCCATCTCGGCGCTCGAGGGCAGCGGCCTGAGCGACCTGAGGACCGCCCTGTTCGAGCTCCTCCCGCCGCGGCCGAAGCCCGTCGCCGCTTCCGGCCCGCGCAAGGTGACCGCGTCGCCCGTAGCCGTGAAGCGCGACATGACTGGCAGCGGCTGGGTGGTCACGGGTAGCGAGCTGGAAGAGGTGGTCGCGCGCTTCGACGCCGCCAACCCCGAGGCCGTGGCGTACCTGCAGCACCACTTCAAGGTGCACGGCGTCAACCAGCTACTGAAGCGTGCGGGAGTGCGTTCCGGCGAGGAAGTGCAGATCGGGGCGGCCGTGTTCGACTACTTCGACGACACGGCTCCGGAGACGGACACCACGTCTCAGGAGGACGCCGAGCGCGCCGGTAAACGGTACCTCGACCACTGGGCGGCCGCCGGGGACGACGCGGCCGTGGCCGCGCACCACCAGGCCGAGGCCGATGACGACCCGGCACCAGTCGAAGACGAACCCTAGACCGGCCGGGCGCGTGCTAACTTTTCCTCACGCCGCGCGCCTGCGGCCGGGGGTAGCCGAGATGCCGGGTTGCTCTTCGGTTGCTTCCGCTACCGCGCCACCTTCACCATGAGCGATGAAACCTCACACCCTCCCGACCACCAGATAGACCGCGTCCACGGCGCCGACCCGCACGACGGCGTGCGCGCCGACGAAGCGGTCGCCGACGAAGCGGTCGCCGACGCGGCCGTCGCCGACGCGGCCGTCGCCGCCTACTGTCGGCGCGTGCGAGAAGTGGTGAGCCAAGACCGCTTCGAGCACATCCGCCGCGTGATGGAGACGTCCGTGGACATCGCCAAAGGCAACGGACTTCCCGAGTCCGAGGTGGCGAAGGTCGCCCTGGCCGCGATCTTGCACGACGCCGCTCGTGACCTACCCGACGCCGAACTCCTGCGGCTCGCGCCGCCAACCTGCGAACTGGAAGCGGCGCACCCGCTGACGCTACATGGGCGGGCCGGACGGCGCCTGGCAGAGGCTTGGGGCGTAACCGACGCCACGGTGCTTCGGGCCGTGGAGGGTCACGTGTTCGGGGTGCCGCCGGGGCAAGTCGTCGGCATGTGCGTTTACGTGGCGGACGTGTGCGAGCCGGGCCGTGGGGTGAACGGCGAGCTACGCGACCTCGCCATGCACGACCTGAAGGCGGCCTACAGGCGAGCCGTCGAGGCGAAGGTCGAGTACTTGAAGGCGACGGGCAAGCCGATCCACCCCGTCACGCTGGGCATCTACCGCAGCCTGCAGGCCGCAGAGAGCGCATGACGCGCAGAACGGCGCGCCTGGTCATGGTCTTGGGCGTCGCCTTGGCGCTCGTGGGCTTGGTGGGCTACTGGCTGACGCGCGACGTAGAGCGCAAGGCGCTCAGCGACGACCAGCTGCGCCTTATCGGGCTCAGCGGCAAGGAGTTCCATGCGAGCTTCGTGGTGGCGGGCCGCGACATCGTTTACGGCGAGGGGACGTCGACGCCCGTGTACGCCCAGGATGGCGAGATCATCGGCTGGAACTTCAGCGGCTACCGCGGGACCGAGGGCACGAACACCGACACGATCCTCTACGTCGACGTCCGCGACGACGACATCTCCGTGATCGCGATCCCACGCGACCTGATAGTAGACGAGCGGCGCAAGATCAACAGCGTGTACGCCAGGGAGGGTGCAGAGGGGCTTCTGAAGCACGTCGAGGCCATCTTGGGAGTGCCCATCGATTACTACGTGATCATCAAGCTCGACATCTTCCAGAACCTCGTCGACTCCCTCGGCGGAGTGGAGGTAGACGTGCCCTACCCAATGAACTACGACGACAACGCGGGTCGGCTGCACATCCACTTCCCGGCAGGGCCGCGCCACATGGACGGGGAAGACGCCAGCAAGTTCATCCGTTACAGGCACAGCTTGAGGGGTGACATCGACCGGCTCGACAACGTCAAGCGCCTGGCCTACGCCATGCTGCAGCGGGTCAAGGAGCTCAACTTGCGAGCGGTCGTCAAGATTCCCGAGCTCGTGGACACCTTCTTCGACGATGTCGAGACCAACCTGAGCCCGACGATCGCCCGCGAGCTGGCGTTGCGTGTCGGCGGCCTGAACCTCGAAACCACCGCCACGCTACCGAACTTCGACAGCAGCATCCCGGGGGCAGTCGGCTACGACCCCGCCACCGTGAACGCCTTCATGGCCACCACCTTCGGAGGCACGCCGAGGGAGTTCTCGTCGGCACCCGATCTGACTTTGCTCATCACCGACCACAGCGGCGAGCCCGGGGCGCTCGAGTGGTACCGGCAGAACGTCGAAGCGCTGGGGGTGGACGCGAGCAGCGTCATCGTCCGCGCAGGCGACGTCGACACCAGCCCCACCCGACTGCTCGCCACGCTCGATTCGTGGCAGGACGCCGACTACTTCGCGAGCATGCTCAACGTGGGCAAGCAGCAGATCGACCGCTTCGAGCCCGTCAAGAGGCGGCCCGTGCAGCTCGAGCTCGTCCTGGGTGCCGACGCCATGGCTCGCACCGTCATGCGAGGCGACCAGGCCGTCGCTCAGGCGAGCGTGGGCGAATGACGCCTAGGGCCGCCCGCTACGTCTATGACTTCTATGACGCGCGCTGCGCCGCGCCCGGGCGAACGCGGGCGAAGGAACTCTTACGAGCGGGGAACCGCGGGAGGAACCGATCTTGACCAGTAACCAGGCCGAAGGCGACAGCCGGCAGCACGACGTGAAGGCCGCCGAGGCGGGAGTAGCCGACCTTCCGGAGGGCGTTCAGAGCATCGTAGACGCGCTCGACGACAAGCGCGCCGTGGACGTCGCGGTGCTCGACCTGCGAGGCGTGTCCGAGACGCTCGACTGCTTCGTGGTCGCCACCGGCGAGTCCAGCCTGCAGCTCAAGGCCCTCGAGGAGTCGGTCCATGGCCGCCTCAAGGCCGAGGGCAGGCTTCCCCGCGGTGTAGAAGGCCCGTCCGAGCGGTGGGTCCTGCTGGATTACGGGCCCGTGGTGGTCCACCTGATGAGCCCCGAGGCGCGTGACTTCTACGACCTCGACGGCCTCTGGGCCGATGCTCAGCGAGTGGAAGTCACGCCTCGCTGATGCCCGAGCGGCGGCCATCGGCACCCGCCTCCCGGTCCGCGGCCCGGGGCACCGAGTACCACTGGGCCGAGTCGGCAGCGCGGTCGCACCTCGAGTCGCGAGGCTACGCGCACCTCGCCAGTAACTACCGGTTGAGGCGAGCCGAGCTGGACCTCGTGATGTTAGAAGGCGACACCGTCGTGGTGGTCGAGGTCAAGCAGCGCAAGAACGACCGCTACGGCCACCCGGCCGAGGCGATCGACGCGCGCAAACTCTCTCGGCTGCTTCTCGCTGCGCGGCATTTCGTGGCCTTCGAGCTGCGCCGGCCCGACGCGCGCCTGCGCCTGGACGCGGTGACGTTGCTCGGGGTCGAGGGCGACTACCGGCTCGAGCACTTACGAGACGTCGGCGGGCTCCTATGACCCCGGTCGCGACTCGGGCTGAGCGCACCGAGGCCAAGCGTTACCTGAGAGTCAAGATCTGCGGCATCACCCGACCCGAAGACGCGCTCGCGGCCGAGGCCGCGGGAGCTGACGCCATCGGCCTGGTCTTCGCGCCCGCTTCGAGAAGGCGCGTAGAGCTGAGCGCGGCCGAGGACATCTGCGCCGCCGCCGGCCCGTTGATCGCCCGCGTCGGCGTGTTCGTCGATGCCGAGCTGGACGAGGTTCGCGCGCTGGTCAGGCGACTTCGGTTGACCGCGGTGCAACTGCACGGGAAGGAGTCGGCCGAGTACGCCCGCGAGCTGGCCGGGGAGGTTGGCGTGGTACGCGCCCTGGCGTTCGCGCCCGGGGTCACGCCGGCCGCCCTGGCCGGCTACCCGGCCGACGCCTTACTCCTCGATGCGCAGAGGCCCGGATCGGGCACCTCGTTCGCGTGGGAGGAGGCCGCCAAGGAGTGGCTGGCTTACCCCAGGCTCGTCCTCGCCGGCGGTCTGAACCCCGGCAACGTTGCCCGCGCCGTGAGGGCGCTCAGGCCGTATGCGGTCGACGTGGCGAGCGGCGTGGAGGTCGCGCCTGGTGTGAAGGACCCCGCGGCCGTGTCCGCCTTCGTGCGGGCCGCCCGAGCCGCCGCGTCTTCGTGATTGCTGCTCGCGCCCTAGCCTCGGCGGGCGCCCGAATGGTCGGACCGGTGTCGACGGCCCTTGCCCGCACCGCCGTTGCCATCGGGCTTACGAGGTTATCCACAAAGCCCCGACGTTTTCCACAGGCCTGTGGACAAGTTAGGCTCCTTCGGTTCGGCCTTTCAAGGCGGCCCGATTACAGCGGCCCTTTCTAAGGCCTTGCGTCTAGGACGGCATTACTCTGACTACAGTGCTTGGCCGATCCTCATACCAAGAGGGGCCGCTCCTTGTCAAGCCATCACGGTTATCCACAGTCCTAGCGCCCTTTTCCACATGCCGCGGCCGTCGCGATGTAACCTGACCCGAACGTGCCGGTAAGACCGAGCCTTGGGAGGAGAACGTGAAAACGGTAACGATTCAGGACGCACGCCGCTTCTCGCTCGAGGGCGTGCAGCGCCGCCCGCTACTAAGCCAAGACGGCCTGACGGTCGAACTCGTCTGTTTCGAAGCCGGGCAGGCCGAAGACGTTAGAAACCTGGGCGCCGGCGTCGTTTACCAGGTGCTCGAGGGGGAGGTCCTCGTGCGTGCCGAAGGTGCCACCCACCGCCTGGGCAAGGGCAAGCTCATGGCCTTGGACGCGCACACGGACCACGCGCTCGAGAACGCCGGCGGCGGCCTGTTGGTGGTGCTCGCGACGCAAGCAGGGTGAGCGCGGCAAGGCGCAAGCGCCCGGAGGACCTGGCGAAACTGGCGGGGGCCGTACCGCTGGAGAGCCGGCGCGAGGCGCCGTTCCACCCGAACAAGCGCGGCTGGGAGCTCGAGCGCGAGCGGCTCCTCGAGCAGCGGCGCGAGATCTGGCTGGGGGGTGGTGCCAAGGCAGCAGCCAGGCAGCACGCCAAGGGCCGGCTGACCGCGCGCGAGCGCGTCGCCGCTCTCGTCGACGAGGGCACCGACTTCGATGAACTCATGACCTTCGCGGGCGCGGGCATGTACGAGGCCGAGGGCGGCGCCCCTGCAGGCGGCGTCGTCACGGGCCTGGGCAGGGTGGCCGGCAAGCCGTGGATGCTCATCGCCAACGACGCCACCGTGAAGGCGGGCGCCTTCTTCCCGATCACGGCCAAGAAGGTCATCCGGGCGCAGACGATCGCTTACGAGAACCACATCCCGACCATCTACCTGGTCGATTCCGCCGGCGTCTACCTGCCCATGCAGGACGAGATCTTCCCCGACCAGGACGACTTCGGCCGCGTCTTCTACCTGAACGCGCGCATGAGCGCCGAGGGCATCCCGCAGTTGGCCGCCATCATGGGCAACTGCGTCGCGGGCGGCGCCTACCTGCCCGTGATGTGCGACACCCTGGTGATGACCGAGGGGTCGGGGCTCTACCTGGCGGGCCCCGCCCTGGTGCGAGCCGCCATCGGCCAGGACGTCAGTAGCGAGGAGCTCGGTGGCGCGGCCATGCACGCCGAGATCTCCGGCACCGTCGACTTCAAGGAGCCCGACGATCAGCACGCGATCTTGCGCCTGAGGCGCCTCGCCGCGACCTATTCGGAGCGTCCGTCGGCCCCCTGGGCCCGTGGCCGCTTGGACGCGCTGGAGCCGAGTTTCGAGGGCGAGGACCTAGAGGGCATCCTGCCGACCGAGGGTGGCACCCAGACGTACGACACGCGGCAGGTGCTGGCGCGGCTCCTCGACGGCTCCGAACTCGACGAGTACAAGCGCGATTACGGGCCGACCCTCGTTACGGGATGGGGCCGGCTTGGCGGCTACCCCGTCGGGGTCGTCGCGAACCAGAAGCTCGTCGTGAAGCGTGGCGGGCGACTCGAGGTGGGCGGCGTGATCTACGGCGACGCGGCCGACAAGGCCGCCCGCTTCATCCTCGACTGCAACCAGGCCGGGGTGCCCATCCTGTTCCTGCACGACGTCAACGGCTTCATGGTCGGCCGCGAGAGCGAACAGGAGGGCATCATCCGGCGGGGCGCCAAGCTGGTGAGCGCCGTGAGCAACAGCGTCGTGCCACGGATCAGCGTCATCCTGGGCGGTTCTTACGGGGCTGGTCACTACGCCATGAGCGGCAAGGCCTACGCGCCGCGCTTCATCTTCGCGCTCCCCAGCGCCCGCTTCAGCGTCATGGGCGGTAATCAGGCGGCGAAGACCATCCTCGACATCCAGGCCGCCAGGTTGGAACGCAGCGGGCAGAAGCCCGACGACGAGACCCTTGCGGCCCTGCACGCCAAGATCAAGGCGGATTACGAGGAGGCGCTGGACATCCGCTACGGGGCCTCGCGGTTGTGGGTGGACGAGGTGATCCTCCCCTCGGAGCTGCGCAGGCGCCTGATCGGGGCCCTGGAAGCCTGCGCCATGGACGCCGAGCCCGGTCGGATGCGTCTCGGGGTCTTCCAGACCTGACGGCCCGGCGGGTGCCCTAGGCACCTGCCCACGGACTGCATTGGCCCGAGCGGCGCGGGGCTAGACTGCCGCAGATGACCCTGCTGGCGCCCCAAGCGCTCTGGCTCTTGGCCCTGCTGCCGGTGGTCGTGGTGCTCCACTTCCTCCGCGCCCGGCGGCGTGAACGCCCTGTTACGGCGCTGTTCCTGTGGCGCCGGGCACAGGCGAACGTGGCCCGCCGCAAACGCTTCTCGCCTAGTTGGCTGCTGGCCTTGCAACTCGCGTTCGTCGCGCTGGCGGCGCTGGCCCTCGCGCGCCCCCAACCGGCCACCAGCGCCGACAAGGCGCTCGTCATCGTGATAGACGCGTCGGCCAGCATGACCGCCCGCTCCGGCGACGGCACCAGGTTCGACCTCGCCAGGGCCGCCGCTCGTGACCTGTTGAGTGGCGCGTCGCGCGTGGCCCTCGTGCGCGCGGGAGACTCGCCGCGCCTGCTCGCACCGCTGGACGCGCCCAGAGCCGAGCTGTTGGGCGCGCTCGAGGGGCTGCGGGCCGGCGACGCGACTGGGGACCTCCTCGGGGCCGTAGACCTCGGGAGGAGCCTACTGCCCGGGGCCGACATCGAAGTGATAACGGACCATCGGGTAGAACTCGGCCGGCCCGCAGTGGTGGTGGTGGGTGAACCGGTCGACAACGTCGGCATCAGCGCGTTCGACGTCGGGATCGGCCAGGCCTTCGTGGCGGTCGTTGCCAGTGGTCGGCTGCCCGCGGAGGTCACCGTGGGCCTCTTCAGCCAGGGCTCCGAACTGGCGCGTAGCACACTGCTGGTGCCCTCGGGCTCGAGCGGCAGCGTCACCTTCCCGCTGCTGGACGACCAGAGCGCCCCCGTTGGGATCCTCGAGGCCCGCATCCTTGCGCCGACGCCGGACGCCCTGGCGCTCGACGACGTCGCCTACGCGGGCCGGCGAGTCCTAACCGTCGTCACCGACGACTTCTACGCCCCACTGCTGCGCGCCCTGCAGGCCGCTCCCGGCGTCACCGTCTTCGGTGCCGCCGACGCCACCAGGCGCCCCGCCGACCTGCGCGTGGTCACCGCGCCGCAACCCGCCGGATCGGGCGGGGTCGACGCGCTGCCACCGGGTGACTACATCCTCTTCCCGCCGCCCGCGCGCGAACCCGAGTATCACCTGGTGCGCGACGTGGACCGCGCCGCGCCAGTCATGCGCTTCGTCGACTTGAACGAGGCGCTGGTTGGCATCGACAAGTCCGCGCCCGGTTGGGCAGACTCGGAGGCGGACGGCTGGCGCGTCCTGGCGCGCGCCGACGACCTCACGCCCCTTTTGCGCATGAGGCGGACGGCCTCCGGGTCCATCCTGCAGTTCGGGTTCCACCCCAGCCAATCGGACGTCGTGCTGCGCCCGGCGTTCCCGGCGCTCGTGGCCAACTGGGTGGCGGCGCTCGACTCGACGCCACGCCTGCGGTTAGGAGACACCATCCCGGGC encodes:
- the rpmA gene encoding 50S ribosomal protein L27, which produces MAHKKGVGSTRNGRDSNSQRLGVKRFDGQTVLAGNILVRQRGTRFKPGRNVGLGSDFTLFALRTGVVRFENKGNKGRFVNIETAPQVAAD
- the obgE gene encoding GTPase ObgE; its protein translation is MAFRDVLDITLHGGKGGDGGLSFMRLKYIPKGGPDGGHGGRGGSVYLRAVEDVASLDKLVGRTVFRAPVGQQGEGRNKAGLSGTDLFVDVPVGTMATDLETGELLADLVEVGQTAVVAAGGVGGRGNASFASSTRRAPRFAEKGTPGESRKVRLELRTIADVGLVGYPNAGKSSLLAALSNSRPAIASYPFTTLSPNLGVVEHDMQRFTMADIPGIIEDAHKGKGLGLEFLRHISRTRLLIYVLDVSDEPKTTLGALRFELSEYDPDLLELPAVIVLNKTDLLDEGELAERESELAAVGLPIMAISALEGSGLSDLRTALFELLPPRPKPVAASGPRKVTASPVAVKRDMTGSGWVVTGSELEEVVARFDAANPEAVAYLQHHFKVHGVNQLLKRAGVRSGEEVQIGAAVFDYFDDTAPETDTTSQEDAERAGKRYLDHWAAAGDDAAVAAHHQAEADDDPAPVEDEP
- the yqeK gene encoding bis(5'-nucleosyl)-tetraphosphatase (symmetrical) YqeK is translated as MSDETSHPPDHQIDRVHGADPHDGVRADEAVADEAVADAAVADAAVAAYCRRVREVVSQDRFEHIRRVMETSVDIAKGNGLPESEVAKVALAAILHDAARDLPDAELLRLAPPTCELEAAHPLTLHGRAGRRLAEAWGVTDATVLRAVEGHVFGVPPGQVVGMCVYVADVCEPGRGVNGELRDLAMHDLKAAYRRAVEAKVEYLKATGKPIHPVTLGIYRSLQAAESA
- a CDS encoding LCP family protein, translated to MTRRTARLVMVLGVALALVGLVGYWLTRDVERKALSDDQLRLIGLSGKEFHASFVVAGRDIVYGEGTSTPVYAQDGEIIGWNFSGYRGTEGTNTDTILYVDVRDDDISVIAIPRDLIVDERRKINSVYAREGAEGLLKHVEAILGVPIDYYVIIKLDIFQNLVDSLGGVEVDVPYPMNYDDNAGRLHIHFPAGPRHMDGEDASKFIRYRHSLRGDIDRLDNVKRLAYAMLQRVKELNLRAVVKIPELVDTFFDDVETNLSPTIARELALRVGGLNLETTATLPNFDSSIPGAVGYDPATVNAFMATTFGGTPREFSSAPDLTLLITDHSGEPGALEWYRQNVEALGVDASSVIVRAGDVDTSPTRLLATLDSWQDADYFASMLNVGKQQIDRFEPVKRRPVQLELVLGADAMARTVMRGDQAVAQASVGE
- the rsfS gene encoding ribosome silencing factor, with amino-acid sequence MTSNQAEGDSRQHDVKAAEAGVADLPEGVQSIVDALDDKRAVDVAVLDLRGVSETLDCFVVATGESSLQLKALEESVHGRLKAEGRLPRGVEGPSERWVLLDYGPVVVHLMSPEARDFYDLDGLWADAQRVEVTPR
- a CDS encoding YraN family protein, producing MPERRPSAPASRSAARGTEYHWAESAARSHLESRGYAHLASNYRLRRAELDLVMLEGDTVVVVEVKQRKNDRYGHPAEAIDARKLSRLLLAARHFVAFELRRPDARLRLDAVTLLGVEGDYRLEHLRDVGGLL
- a CDS encoding phosphoribosylanthranilate isomerase, yielding MTPVATRAERTEAKRYLRVKICGITRPEDALAAEAAGADAIGLVFAPASRRRVELSAAEDICAAAGPLIARVGVFVDAELDEVRALVRRLRLTAVQLHGKESAEYARELAGEVGVVRALAFAPGVTPAALAGYPADALLLDAQRPGSGTSFAWEEAAKEWLAYPRLVLAGGLNPGNVARAVRALRPYAVDVASGVEVAPGVKDPAAVSAFVRAARAAASS
- a CDS encoding acyl-CoA carboxylase subunit beta — encoded protein: MSAARRKRPEDLAKLAGAVPLESRREAPFHPNKRGWELERERLLEQRREIWLGGGAKAAARQHAKGRLTARERVAALVDEGTDFDELMTFAGAGMYEAEGGAPAGGVVTGLGRVAGKPWMLIANDATVKAGAFFPITAKKVIRAQTIAYENHIPTIYLVDSAGVYLPMQDEIFPDQDDFGRVFYLNARMSAEGIPQLAAIMGNCVAGGAYLPVMCDTLVMTEGSGLYLAGPALVRAAIGQDVSSEELGGAAMHAEISGTVDFKEPDDQHAILRLRRLAATYSERPSAPWARGRLDALEPSFEGEDLEGILPTEGGTQTYDTRQVLARLLDGSELDEYKRDYGPTLVTGWGRLGGYPVGVVANQKLVVKRGGRLEVGGVIYGDAADKAARFILDCNQAGVPILFLHDVNGFMVGRESEQEGIIRRGAKLVSAVSNSVVPRISVILGGSYGAGHYAMSGKAYAPRFIFALPSARFSVMGGNQAAKTILDIQAARLERSGQKPDDETLAALHAKIKADYEEALDIRYGASRLWVDEVILPSELRRRLIGALEACAMDAEPGRMRLGVFQT
- a CDS encoding VWA domain-containing protein, with amino-acid sequence MTLLAPQALWLLALLPVVVVLHFLRARRRERPVTALFLWRRAQANVARRKRFSPSWLLALQLAFVALAALALARPQPATSADKALVIVIDASASMTARSGDGTRFDLARAAARDLLSGASRVALVRAGDSPRLLAPLDAPRAELLGALEGLRAGDATGDLLGAVDLGRSLLPGADIEVITDHRVELGRPAVVVVGEPVDNVGISAFDVGIGQAFVAVVASGRLPAEVTVGLFSQGSELARSTLLVPSGSSGSVTFPLLDDQSAPVGILEARILAPTPDALALDDVAYAGRRVLTVVTDDFYAPLLRALQAAPGVTVFGAADATRRPADLRVVTAPQPAGSGGVDALPPGDYILFPPPAREPEYHLVRDVDRAAPVMRFVDLNEALVGIDKSAPGWADSEADGWRVLARADDLTPLLRMRRTASGSILQFGFHPSQSDVVLRPAFPALVANWVAALDSTPRLRLGDTIPGQAAAVLEPGVYSVSTGERLDSLSGAQVGAAGRSEPVALVSLLSAEESRLPTGAPGPAAREGEAATGADRAAAGAASNGRAPSAYAAPSVWVTLLLVVALIALAAEWWLYAGRRGRGLVG